In Leucobacter insecticola, one DNA window encodes the following:
- a CDS encoding lipase, with the protein MTFALGAAPAVATPPIEDFSPVAAVQPTVNLSQSLDTTPDPIAGEAIDSLLELDPRSDVPHHFDVTATIALAESEVGTSRPTGWSQPGECIMSAQRWIRAGGGNWVGGGDPVSNYNTATRMTLAAAAPGDIIQYENISSPTSWVTGVHTVLITAVHTDGTFSIVESNNPGGSGLVSKNDSWTPAPPAGFQAVVWRF; encoded by the coding sequence GTGACCTTCGCCTTAGGCGCAGCCCCAGCGGTCGCCACCCCTCCAATCGAAGACTTCTCACCGGTCGCCGCAGTGCAGCCCACCGTGAATCTTTCACAATCGCTCGACACGACCCCTGACCCAATCGCAGGCGAGGCAATCGATTCCCTGCTCGAGCTGGATCCGCGTTCCGACGTCCCTCACCACTTTGATGTCACAGCCACGATTGCGCTCGCAGAGAGCGAAGTCGGTACGAGCCGCCCGACCGGGTGGAGCCAGCCCGGCGAGTGCATCATGTCAGCGCAGCGCTGGATCCGCGCGGGCGGCGGAAACTGGGTAGGTGGCGGAGACCCTGTCTCAAACTACAACACCGCCACTCGCATGACCCTCGCCGCGGCCGCCCCCGGCGACATCATCCAGTACGAAAACATCAGCTCCCCGACCTCTTGGGTGACCGGAGTACACACAGTGCTCATTACCGCAGTGCATACGGACGGCACCTTTTCCATCGTCGAGTCGAATAATCCCGGCGGATCAGGGCTTGTCAGCAAGAACGACAGCTGGACCCCGGCTCCTCCGGCAGGCTTCCAGGCCGTCGTCTGGCGTTTCTAA
- a CDS encoding glycosyltransferase: MHNHVDEGTRAVTPVAPFVFGGLRVWRALALGRYRGSRVSHSARGSWRYLAELAAEAKIVTAPSAHFAEALRTHGVATDIVVTPNGVDDEAIAGVLAQQRSPRTRPKLVWLGRMSQEKRILEFIEAIAQSGIDADVSLHGAGLLLPRVTKRIAELGLDDRVSIPGPVSYPEALAAIHDADALVQTSIGFETQGLTPVEAAALGTPTIFSDPEIADDVSVSPEWRVAGPSVADLAVALQRAVAELSEGFGTEALRVDAAESQRFLQSTQSGSMLALYERALTAD, translated from the coding sequence ATGCACAACCATGTTGACGAGGGCACGCGCGCGGTTACGCCGGTCGCACCGTTTGTGTTTGGAGGCCTGCGCGTGTGGCGGGCTCTGGCGCTTGGGCGGTATCGGGGTTCCCGAGTGTCGCACTCTGCCCGCGGTTCTTGGCGCTACCTCGCAGAGCTGGCCGCGGAGGCAAAGATCGTTACGGCGCCGTCCGCCCACTTTGCTGAAGCGCTGCGCACCCACGGGGTTGCGACAGACATTGTGGTGACTCCGAACGGGGTCGATGACGAGGCGATTGCTGGGGTGCTTGCACAGCAGCGAAGCCCCCGCACTCGGCCCAAGCTCGTCTGGCTCGGGCGGATGAGCCAGGAGAAGCGGATCCTCGAATTCATCGAGGCAATAGCTCAGTCCGGGATCGACGCCGACGTCTCTCTGCATGGCGCTGGACTGTTACTGCCTCGAGTGACCAAGCGCATTGCAGAGCTGGGGTTGGACGACCGGGTGAGCATCCCGGGGCCTGTGTCCTATCCCGAGGCGCTGGCGGCGATCCACGATGCGGATGCGCTCGTGCAGACTTCCATTGGTTTCGAAACGCAGGGGCTTACCCCGGTTGAGGCCGCGGCTCTCGGAACCCCGACAATCTTCTCTGACCCCGAGATTGCCGATGACGTGTCCGTGAGTCCGGAGTGGAGGGTAGCAGGTCCTAGCGTCGCTGATCTTGCTGTGGCGCTGCAGCGTGCGGTAGCAGAGCTTTCTGAGGGGTTCGGTACGGAAGCACTTCGAGTGGATGCTGCGGAATCGCAACGGTTTCTGCAGTCTACGCAGAGTGGTTCGATGCTTGCGCTCTACGAGCGGGCCCTTACCGCCGATTGA
- a CDS encoding glycosyltransferase, with protein sequence MPSPTEGLPHTVSTTDRTAPLRILIGCDTFLPDVNGAARFAERLAAGLVQRGETVHVVAPSIRHNLTGTFVENIEGEQLTVHRWASWRWYPHDWLRFVLPWRARGYARKLLDAVRPDVIHIQSHIVIGRALAIEGSKRGIRIVATNHVMPENVLDFTLLPERAKQAFVRWGWRDADRVLKLASAVTTPTQRAADFLERNTHRRNVRPVSCGLRASNYTADLTDRSENKLVFVGRVTLEKEIDVILRALTRLDPELNATFKIVGDGDQRKQLEKLANELGVSSRVTFTGRVSDEELRASLTEASIFVIASVAELQSIATMEAMASGLPVVAADAMALPHLVHDGENGFLFQPGNDRELAERIEKILRMPRDEYLRMQHASLDTVKVHDIDRTLDTFEALYRDEPIPG encoded by the coding sequence ATGCCCTCCCCGACCGAAGGACTCCCGCACACCGTGAGCACCACCGATCGCACCGCACCGCTTCGTATTCTGATTGGTTGCGACACCTTTTTGCCCGATGTGAATGGCGCCGCCCGATTTGCCGAGCGCCTTGCCGCGGGCCTCGTGCAGCGAGGCGAAACCGTACACGTTGTCGCACCTTCGATCCGGCATAATCTGACCGGCACATTTGTGGAGAATATTGAGGGCGAGCAGCTCACCGTGCATCGCTGGGCAAGTTGGCGCTGGTACCCGCACGATTGGCTGCGTTTCGTTCTACCGTGGCGAGCACGCGGTTACGCCCGCAAGCTCCTCGACGCGGTGCGTCCCGACGTCATCCATATTCAGTCGCACATTGTGATCGGCCGGGCGCTCGCAATTGAAGGATCAAAGCGCGGGATCCGGATCGTCGCGACTAACCACGTCATGCCCGAAAATGTGCTTGACTTTACGTTGCTCCCTGAGCGGGCAAAACAAGCATTTGTGCGCTGGGGCTGGCGGGACGCGGATCGGGTACTGAAGCTCGCTTCCGCCGTCACCACACCGACACAGCGCGCCGCCGACTTCCTTGAACGCAACACTCACCGCCGCAATGTGCGCCCAGTGAGCTGTGGGTTGCGCGCCTCGAACTACACAGCGGACCTCACCGATCGCAGTGAAAACAAGCTGGTGTTCGTCGGCCGTGTCACCCTCGAGAAAGAGATCGACGTGATCCTGCGCGCGCTGACGCGACTCGATCCTGAGCTCAATGCGACGTTCAAGATTGTGGGCGACGGAGATCAACGCAAGCAGCTGGAAAAGCTTGCGAATGAGCTCGGAGTCAGCTCGCGTGTGACCTTCACGGGTCGTGTGAGTGATGAAGAACTACGGGCCTCTCTGACCGAGGCGAGCATTTTTGTGATTGCCTCGGTCGCAGAGCTGCAGTCGATCGCGACGATGGAAGCCATGGCATCAGGGCTTCCCGTCGTTGCCGCCGACGCGATGGCGCTTCCCCACCTCGTGCACGACGGAGAGAACGGCTTCCTGTTCCAACCGGGCAATGATCGCGAGCTTGCGGAGCGTATTGAGAAGATCTTGCGGATGCCGCGCGACGAGTACTTGCGGATGCAGCACGCATCGCTCGACACCGTGAAAGTCCACGACATTGACCGCACCCTCGACACTTTTGAGGCGCTGTACCGCGATGAGCCCATCCCCGGCTAA
- a CDS encoding MFS transporter, with product MSQENSGLFLKLAPSIYGPTILFTLGEFAIMPLIPVIAVNMGATLGLSGFIASAVVVGQLAGNLPASWVVSRAGERIAMLIASGVALLAALGIAYAPNPAMLGVAVFVAGFSAATFGLARHSFMTTRVPVRFRARALSLIGGSHRMGRFGGPFLAAGVMAFTGEPGTAVWAFVACLVFTAILVGFAPDPERLITPPVTVTDTGTITVARGGILAAIREGRAPLLRVGGCAAILSGLRSVKDVLLPLWGVSIGMDATGIALVVGLSGAIDFALFYTSGQVMDRYGRLWAALPATAAMALSFLVLSLTHDVPGAAGWLIAAATVIGLGNGLSSGIVLTLGADLAPVGNPAPFLAAWRTLVDFGGAAAPVAASAIAVASLPLASASAGVLAVIGVAGFARWVPRYIPRLRRDSQ from the coding sequence ATGTCTCAAGAGAACTCCGGGTTGTTCCTGAAGTTGGCCCCAAGCATTTACGGGCCAACAATTCTCTTCACACTTGGTGAATTCGCAATCATGCCGCTGATCCCCGTGATCGCCGTCAACATGGGAGCCACGCTCGGGCTGTCTGGGTTCATCGCCTCCGCCGTGGTCGTCGGCCAGCTCGCCGGAAACCTACCCGCGAGCTGGGTGGTGTCGCGCGCCGGCGAACGCATCGCCATGCTCATTGCCTCTGGGGTAGCCCTGCTCGCGGCTCTCGGCATCGCGTACGCACCAAACCCGGCGATGCTCGGTGTCGCTGTCTTTGTTGCTGGCTTTTCCGCCGCAACTTTTGGGCTCGCGCGGCACTCGTTCATGACCACTCGGGTGCCCGTCAGATTCAGAGCGCGGGCGCTCTCGCTGATCGGTGGCTCGCACCGTATGGGTCGCTTTGGTGGCCCGTTTCTGGCTGCAGGGGTGATGGCTTTCACGGGAGAACCCGGCACTGCGGTCTGGGCGTTCGTCGCGTGCCTGGTGTTCACGGCGATCCTTGTCGGATTTGCGCCCGATCCTGAACGGCTCATTACGCCTCCGGTAACGGTGACGGACACCGGAACGATCACGGTGGCGCGCGGCGGGATCCTTGCAGCGATCAGGGAGGGGCGCGCCCCGCTGCTGCGTGTTGGTGGGTGCGCAGCGATCCTCTCGGGATTGCGTTCAGTGAAAGACGTGTTGCTGCCGCTCTGGGGAGTTTCGATCGGCATGGATGCGACCGGGATCGCGCTCGTCGTGGGATTATCTGGTGCAATTGACTTCGCGCTGTTCTACACGAGTGGACAGGTGATGGATCGCTACGGCAGGCTGTGGGCGGCGCTGCCAGCAACAGCCGCAATGGCGCTCAGCTTCCTCGTGCTTTCCCTGACCCATGACGTGCCGGGAGCCGCCGGTTGGTTGATTGCGGCAGCGACTGTGATCGGTCTCGGCAACGGGCTATCGAGCGGGATCGTGCTGACGCTCGGGGCGGACCTCGCACCCGTGGGCAACCCGGCACCGTTTCTCGCGGCCTGGCGCACACTTGTGGACTTCGGCGGGGCGGCGGCTCCCGTCGCAGCGTCGGCGATCGCCGTCGCATCGCTTCCGTTGGCGAGCGCTTCCGCTGGAGTGCTCGCGGTGATCGGAGTGGCGGGCTTCGCGCGTTGGGTACCGCGCTATATTCCGCGGCTGCGACGCGACTCGCAGTAA
- a CDS encoding helix-turn-helix domain-containing protein has protein sequence MPKTHSAAAIEIGRRIRDVRLQLGISLEDLGELAEIGATSIGRIERGVSSPAVETIIRIAAALEVEPGQFLSGISPDDYGAREHKFTVRDLIKGRDGSHQARA, from the coding sequence GTGCCTAAAACCCACTCTGCTGCCGCCATCGAAATCGGTCGGCGTATTCGCGATGTGAGGCTTCAGCTCGGAATTTCCCTCGAAGACCTCGGTGAACTCGCGGAGATCGGCGCGACCAGCATCGGCAGGATTGAACGGGGCGTCTCGAGCCCCGCGGTCGAAACCATCATCCGGATCGCGGCCGCCCTCGAGGTAGAACCTGGACAGTTCCTGTCCGGCATCTCGCCTGACGACTACGGTGCCCGTGAACACAAGTTCACTGTGCGTGATCTGATCAAGGGACGGGACGGGTCTCACCAAGCACGCGCGTGA
- a CDS encoding class I SAM-dependent methyltransferase, producing the protein MIGDRHGALTLGAAAVAGVSGIRTHQDPLLGERALARNSERLGLQDRYASHALDEDLLRGAKVVLLQLPRGLDALDEIAAAIARWADPSVTVFAGGRVKHMTLAMNEVLARSFTEVSAGLGWRKARVLTAAGPRAVGPSSYPRWGEDPDLSFSLAAHGATFGGPTLDHGSRLLLAGLGDAMMGAERIVDLGCGNGVLAVAAALASPRAQVIATDQSAAAVAATLATAEAAGVTGRVAVHRADGAEAILDGWADLILLNPPFHSGSTVHTGVAHRLIRSCSRALAPGGELRLVLNSHLGYRPLVERVIGPVQQVARDRTFTVLSAIRR; encoded by the coding sequence GTGATCGGCGATCGTCACGGCGCACTCACACTGGGAGCCGCGGCCGTCGCCGGTGTTTCCGGGATCCGCACGCACCAGGATCCACTTCTCGGTGAGCGAGCTCTCGCGCGGAATTCCGAGCGTCTTGGGCTCCAGGATCGCTACGCCTCGCATGCCCTGGACGAGGATCTGCTGCGCGGCGCAAAGGTGGTGTTGTTGCAGCTACCGCGCGGCCTCGATGCGCTCGATGAGATCGCGGCGGCGATCGCCCGCTGGGCGGATCCCAGCGTCACGGTGTTCGCCGGCGGGCGAGTAAAACACATGACCCTCGCCATGAACGAGGTGCTTGCCCGGTCCTTTACCGAAGTGAGTGCAGGGCTTGGCTGGCGCAAAGCTCGGGTGCTGACGGCCGCCGGCCCCCGAGCGGTTGGCCCAAGCAGCTATCCTCGCTGGGGCGAGGATCCTGACCTTTCGTTCAGCCTCGCGGCGCACGGTGCCACCTTCGGCGGGCCGACGCTCGACCACGGCAGCCGGCTTCTGCTCGCAGGCCTCGGCGACGCGATGATGGGTGCTGAGCGGATTGTCGATCTGGGGTGCGGCAATGGGGTGCTCGCCGTTGCAGCGGCGCTCGCTTCCCCGCGCGCGCAGGTGATTGCGACGGATCAGTCGGCGGCCGCCGTCGCCGCGACGCTCGCGACGGCTGAAGCGGCAGGTGTCACAGGGCGCGTTGCCGTGCATCGTGCTGACGGTGCGGAGGCGATCCTGGATGGCTGGGCCGACTTGATCCTATTGAATCCGCCGTTCCATAGCGGCTCCACGGTGCACACCGGGGTCGCGCACCGCTTGATCCGCTCCTGCTCACGCGCGCTCGCGCCGGGCGGTGAGCTTCGCCTTGTGCTCAACTCGCACCTGGGCTATCGGCCGCTGGTAGAGCGCGTGATTGGTCCCGTGCAGCAGGTCGCGCGGGATCGCACCTTTACGGTGCTGTCGGCGATTCGGCGGTAG
- a CDS encoding heat shock protein transcriptional repressor HspR, whose translation MATQAMDRYTPVFAIAAAAELAEMHPQTLRQYDRIGLVSPQRTRGNTRRYSLHDVAQLREVARLSAEGLSLEGIRRVLQLEDQVRELQGRVRDLERALSQEMLNRSDRRVFAAGSSGGEVVSVRRGTRLRRNAEVVVWKKP comes from the coding sequence ATGGCGACACAGGCAATGGACCGATACACGCCCGTATTTGCGATTGCGGCGGCCGCTGAACTCGCCGAGATGCACCCGCAGACGCTGCGGCAGTACGACCGCATAGGTCTCGTATCGCCGCAGCGTACCCGCGGCAACACTCGCCGTTACTCTCTGCACGATGTGGCGCAGCTCCGCGAGGTGGCCCGGCTTTCCGCCGAGGGGCTGAGTCTTGAGGGTATTCGGCGCGTGCTGCAGCTCGAGGATCAGGTGCGCGAACTTCAGGGCCGCGTGCGTGATCTCGAACGTGCGCTGTCGCAGGAGATGCTGAATCGCTCGGATCGCCGAGTATTCGCTGCGGGCTCGAGCGGTGGGGAGGTCGTGTCTGTGCGCCGCGGCACCCGTTTGCGACGCAACGCCGAGGTCGTGGTATGGAAGAAACCGTAG
- a CDS encoding DnaJ C-terminal domain-containing protein, with protein MASQDWLDKDFYQILGVSKDADEAELKKVYRKLARTYHPDSNPGDAKAEARFKEISEAYSVLSDREQRSEYDQIRAMGAGGARFTAGGGGGQGFEDIFGGMFGGAGGRGQQYSYRQGGGQSFEDIFGMFGGAGAPRGPQKGRDIQASTTLDFETAVTGKTVTLQAQSRSVKVKIPAGVSDGQKIKVRGKGDPSPNGGPAGDILLTVSVRKHPVFERDGQHLRVKLPVTFSEATLGATVEVPTLGGEPVRLKVPPGTPSGRILRVKGRGVKTSKGTGDLLAEVQVVVPSHLSEEARAALEAFREVEPKENPREDLLARARG; from the coding sequence ATGGCTAGTCAAGATTGGCTCGATAAGGACTTCTACCAGATTCTCGGCGTCTCGAAAGACGCCGACGAGGCTGAGCTGAAGAAGGTCTATCGAAAGCTGGCGCGCACCTATCACCCCGACTCGAACCCCGGGGACGCGAAAGCGGAGGCGCGGTTCAAGGAGATCAGCGAAGCGTATTCGGTGCTTTCCGACAGGGAGCAGCGGTCTGAGTACGACCAGATTCGTGCGATGGGCGCTGGAGGTGCGCGCTTCACTGCCGGCGGCGGTGGCGGGCAAGGCTTCGAAGACATCTTTGGCGGCATGTTCGGTGGCGCCGGCGGCCGCGGTCAGCAGTACAGCTATCGGCAGGGTGGCGGCCAGAGCTTTGAGGACATCTTTGGCATGTTCGGCGGTGCCGGTGCTCCCCGCGGCCCGCAGAAGGGCCGGGACATTCAGGCCTCTACCACGCTCGATTTCGAGACCGCAGTCACCGGAAAGACCGTGACACTGCAGGCTCAAAGCCGTTCCGTAAAGGTGAAGATCCCTGCCGGCGTTTCCGATGGTCAGAAGATCAAGGTGCGCGGCAAAGGCGATCCGAGCCCGAATGGTGGCCCGGCCGGAGACATCCTGCTGACGGTGAGCGTGCGCAAGCACCCGGTGTTTGAGCGGGATGGTCAGCATCTTCGTGTGAAGCTGCCCGTCACGTTTTCGGAGGCGACGCTCGGCGCAACGGTCGAGGTGCCGACGCTCGGCGGAGAGCCGGTGCGCCTGAAGGTGCCGCCGGGAACCCCGAGCGGCCGGATCCTGCGGGTCAAGGGACGCGGAGTGAAAACTTCTAAGGGCACGGGCGACTTACTCGCCGAGGTGCAGGTGGTTGTTCCTTCGCACCTTTCGGAAGAGGCTCGAGCCGCGCTTGAGGCCTTCCGCGAAGTTGAGCCGAAGGAGAATCCGCGTGAGGACCTTCTTGCGCGGGCACGCGGGTAA
- a CDS encoding nucleotide exchange factor GrpE — MDDILGAEQNEDAIAADAAEAESGEPDDPKDFYLEDLRRVTAEYANYRKRTESNAELEKQRTTAAVVGSLLTVLDDLDRAEKHGDLEEGSAFATIAQKLRGTVERFGLESYGEVGEPFDPQLHEAIAQVPVPGTEQETVLDVIERGYRLGDVELRPAKVAVAVGADG; from the coding sequence GTGGACGACATTTTGGGTGCCGAGCAAAACGAAGACGCCATCGCTGCGGACGCTGCGGAGGCAGAATCCGGCGAGCCCGACGACCCGAAGGACTTCTACCTCGAAGATCTGCGTCGGGTGACGGCCGAGTATGCGAACTATCGCAAACGCACGGAATCCAACGCCGAGCTGGAAAAGCAGCGGACCACCGCTGCCGTGGTCGGCTCGCTCCTCACCGTGCTCGATGACCTGGACCGTGCTGAAAAGCACGGTGATCTCGAGGAGGGTTCGGCGTTTGCAACGATCGCTCAAAAGCTGCGCGGGACCGTAGAGCGTTTCGGGCTGGAAAGCTACGGGGAGGTGGGCGAGCCTTTCGATCCCCAGCTGCACGAGGCGATCGCGCAGGTCCCGGTTCCTGGAACCGAGCAGGAGACTGTATTAGATGTGATCGAGCGGGGGTACCGCCTCGGAGACGTAGAGTTGCGCCCCGCCAAAGTAGCGGTGGCGGTGGGGGCAGATGGCTAG